One Brassica oleracea var. oleracea cultivar TO1000 chromosome C7, BOL, whole genome shotgun sequence genomic window carries:
- the LOC106305952 gene encoding ATPase 1, plasma membrane-type translates to MSGLEDIKNETVDLEKIPIEEVFQQLKCTREGLTTQEGEERIQLFGPNKLEEKKESKILKFLGFMWNPLSWVMEAAAIMAIALANGDGRPPDWKDFVGIICLLVINSTISFIEENNAGNAAAALMAGLAPKTKVLRDGKWSEQEAAILVPGDIVSIKLGDIIPADARLLEGDPLKVDQSALTGESLPVTKHPGQEVFSGSTCKQGEIEAVVIATGVHTFFGKAAHLVDSTNQVGHFQKVLTSIGNFCICSIAIGIVIEIIVMYPIQRRKYRDGIDNLLVLLIGGIPIAMPTVLSVTMAIGSHRLSQQGAITKRMTAIEEMAGMDVLCSDKTGTLTLNKLSVDKNLVEVFCKGVEKDQVLLFAAMASRIENQDAIDAAMVGMLADPKEARAGIREVHFLPFNPVDKRTALTYIDSDGNWHRVSKGAPEQILDLANARPDLRKKVFGCMDKYAERGLRSLAVARQVVPEKTKESPGGPWEFVGLLPLFDPPRHDSAETIRRALNLGVNVKMITGDQLAIGKETGRRLGMGTNMYPSAALLGTDKDSNIASIPVEELIEKADGFAGVFPEHKYEIVKKLQERKHIVGMTGDGVNDAPALKKADIGIAVADATDAARGASDIVLTEPGLSVIISAVLTSRAIFQRMKNYTIYAVSITIRIVFGFMLIALIWEFDFSAFMVLIIAILNDGTIMTISKDRVKPSPTPDSWKLKEIFATGIVLGGYQAVMSVVFFWAIHKTDFFSDKFGVRSIRDNNDELMGAVYLQVSIISQALIFVTRSRSWSFVERPGALLMIAFVIAQLVATLIAVYADWTFAKVKGIGWGWAGVIWVYSIVTYFPQDLLKFAIRYILSGKAWTSLFDNRTAFTTKKDYGIGEREAQWAQAQRTLHGLQPKEEVNIFPEKGGYRELSEIAEQAKRRAEIARLRELHTLKGHVESVAKLKGLDIDTAGHHYTV, encoded by the exons ATGTCAGGTCTCGAGGATATCAAGAACGAGACTGTTGATCTG GAAAAAATTCCGATTGAGGAAGTTTTCCAGCAGCTGAAATGTACAAGGGAAGGGTTGACCACGCAGGAAGGGGAGGAAAGGATTCAGCTATTTGGCCCCAACAAGCTCGAAGAGAAGAAG GAAAGCAAGATTCTGAAGTTTCTGGGGTTCATGTGGAATCCGCTTTCATGGGTTATGGAAGCTGCGGCTATCATGGCCATTGCTTTGGCGAATGGTGATGGCAGACCTCCGGATTGGAAAGATTTTGTTGGTATCATCTGTCTGCTTGTTATCAACTCCACAATCAGTTTCATTGAAGAAAACAATGCTGGAAATGCCGCAGCTGCTCTCATGGCTGGTCTTGCTCCTAAAACCAAG GTGCTCAGGGATGGAAAATGGAGTGAACAAGAAGCTGCTATTCTTGTCCCAGGAGATATTGTTAGCATTAAACTTGGAGACATCATCCCAGCTGATGCCCGTCTTCTCGAAGGTGATCCTTTAAAGGTTGACCAGTCTGCTCTAACTGGAGAGTCCCTTCCCGTGACCAAGCACCCGGGTCAAGAAGTTTTCTCTGGCTCAACTTGTAAACAAGGAGAAATTGAAGCGGTTGTTATAGCTACTGGAGTTCACACCTTCTTCGGTAAAGCTGCTCACCTTGTGGACAGCACTAACCAAGTTGGTCACTTCCAGAAAGTTCTTACATCCATTGGAAACTTCTGTATCTGTTCTATTGCTATTGGTATCGTGATTGAAATAATCGTCATGTACCCTATTCAAAGAAGGAAGTACAGAGATGGAATTGACAATCTGTTGGTCCTCTTGATCGGTGGTATCCCCATTGCTATGCCAACGGTGTTGTCCGTGACTATGGCTATCGGGTCTCACAGGTTGTCTCAGCAAGGTGCCATCACCAAACGTATGACTGCCATAGAGGAAATGGCAGGAATGGATGTCCTTTGCAGTGACAAAACGGGAACACTGACCCTCAATAAATTGAGTGTGGACAAGAACTTGGTTGAGGTTTTCTGCAAGGGCGTGGAAAAAGACCAAGTCCTATTATTTGCAGCCATGGCTTCTAGGATTGAGAACCAGGATGCTATTGATGCAGCCATGGTTGGAATGCTTGCGGATCCAAAAGAG GCACGAGCTGGAATCAGGGAGGTTCACTTCCTTCCATTCAACCCTGTTGACAAGAGAACTGCTTTGACTTACATCGACTCGGATGGTAACTGGCACAGAGTCAGCAAAGGTGCTCCCGAGCAG ATCCTCGACCTTGCCAATGCGAGGCCTGACCTTCGGAAGAAGGTTTTCGGTTGTATGGACAAGTATGCCGAACGCGGTCTTAGGTCATTGGCAGTTGCTCGTCAG GTGGTTCCCGAGAAAACCAAAGAAAGCCCTGGTGGACCATGGGAATTTGTTGGTTTATTGCCTCTTTTTGACCCTCCAAGACACGACAGTGCCGAAACCATTCGCAGGGCTTTGAATCTTGGTGTTAACGTTAAGATGATCACCG GTGACCAACTTGCTATTGGCAAGGAAACCGGTCGCAGGCTTGGAATGGGAACCAACATGTATCCTTCTGCGGCTCTTCTTGGTACTGACAAGGACTCCAACATTGCATCCATTCCTGTTGAGGAGTTGATTGAGAAGGCTGATGGGTTTGCTGGGGTCTTTCCAG AGCACAAATATGAAATTGTGAAAAAGCTGCAAGAGAGGAAACACATTGTTGGAATGACTGGTGATGGTGTCAACGATGCTCCTGCATTGAAGAAAGCTGACATTGGTATTGCTGTGGCCGATGCTACAGATGCTGCTCGTGGTGCTTCAGATATTGTTCTCACTGAACCTGGATTGAGTGTTATCATCAGTGCAGTGCTCACTAGCAGAGCTATCTTCCAGAGAATGAAGAACTACACC ATTTATGCAGTGTCAATCACAATCCGTATTGTG TTTGGTTTCATGCTTATTGCTCTGATATGGGAATTTGACTTCTCAGCGTTCATGGTTCTGATTATTGCCATCCTTAATGACG GTACCATCATGACAATCTCAAAGGATAGAGTCAAGCCATCTCCCACACCTGATAGCTGGAAGCTCAAAGAAATTTTCGCCACCGGAATTGTGCTGGGAGGTTACCAAGCCGTTATGAGTGTTGTTTTCTTCTGGGCGATTCACAAGACCGACTTTTTCTCC GACAAGTTTGGTGTGAGGTCAATCAGGGACAACAATGATGAGCTAATGGGTGCTGTGTACCTTCAAGTTAGTATCATCAGTCAAGCGCTCATCTTCGTCACGAGGTCAAGGAGCTGGTCGTTCGTTGAACGTCCTGGGGCGCTTCTGATGATTGCTTTCGTCATTGCACAACTG GTTGCGACTTTGATTGCAGTGTACGCTGACTGGACGTTTGCAAAGGTGAAGGGTATCGGTTGGGGATGGGCTGGTGTGATTTGGGTTTACAGCATTGTTACATACTTCCCACAAGACCTTTTGAAGTTTGCCATTCGCTACATCTTGAGTGGAAAGGCTTGGACCAGCTTGTTTGACAACAGG ACTGCTTTCACGACCAAGAAGGATTACGGTATTGGAGAAAGAGAAGCTCAGTGGGCACAAGCTCAGAGGACACTTCACGGTCTCCAGCCGAAAGAAGAGGTCAACATCTTCCCAGAGAAAGGAGGTTACAGAGAGCTGTCTGAGATCGCCGAGCAAGCTAAGAGAAGGGCCGAGATAGCAAG GCTTAGGGAGCTTCACACACTGAAGGGACATGTTGAATCAGTCGCAAAGCTGAAGGGCTTGGACATTGACACAGCTGGGCATCACTACACTGTGTAG